In Camelina sativa cultivar DH55 chromosome 16, Cs, whole genome shotgun sequence, a single window of DNA contains:
- the LOC104750591 gene encoding sufE-like protein 2, chloroplastic, translating to MNTSSSFKVFASPPLIFSSRPPKNASQNPRFSFKLPRFCPKTIRCMRDSLNLRSSPNAPSALSFATVEAPLGTETSDKLRILVSEFRSLTEPIDRVKRLLNYAADLAPLDDTARVSANRVTGCTTQVWLEIKMDEFGRMRFKADSDSEISKGFCSCLIWILDGAKPEEVMGVRSEDLSEMNVGVHGKEQSRVNTWQNVLMSMQKRTMTLVDADVAHRGGERPPHHHKHDLLFKYVNGSYMESSKVHHDYSISLLPLYYDFTI from the coding sequence ATGAACACTTCATCATCGTTCAAGGTCTTTGCTTCTCCTCCTTTGATATTTTCCTCCCGACCACCAAAAAATGCTTCCCAGAACCCAAGATTCTCTTTTAAACTCCCTAGATTTTGTCCTAAAACCATTAGATGCATGCGAGATTCTCTTAATCTCCGTTCCAGTCCGAACGCACCAAGCGCTCTTTCTTTCGCAACGGTTGAAGCTCCCTTGGGAACAGAAACCTCGGACAAGCTTCGCATCCTCGTATCCGAGTTCCGGTCCTTAACCGAACCGATCGACCGAGTGAAACGTCTCTTGAACTACGCGGCCGATCTAGCCCCACTAGATGACACGGCACGCGTCTCGGCCAACCGAGTCACGGGGTGTACGACTCAGGTTTGGTTGGAGATAAAGATGGATGAGTTTGGGAGGATGAGGTTTAAAGCAGACAGTGATTCGGAGATCTCGAAAGGGTTCTGTTCTTGTCTGATCTGGATCCTCGATGGTGCCAAACCAGAGGAAGTGATGGGCGTGAGAAGCGAGGACTTGTCGGAGATGAACGTCGGGGTTCACGGAAAGGAACAGTCAAGAGTCAACACGTGGCAAAACGTGTTGATGAGTATGCAGAAACGGACCATGACTCTAGTTGATGCTGACGTAGCGCACCGAGGAGGAGAGAGACCACCGCATCATCATAAGCATGATCTCTTATTTAAATACGTTAATGGAAGTTACATGGAATCTTCAAAGGTTCATCATGATTACTCCATTTCGTTGCTCCCCTTGTACTATGATTTCACCATATGA